In Rhodamnia argentea isolate NSW1041297 chromosome 4, ASM2092103v1, whole genome shotgun sequence, the following proteins share a genomic window:
- the LOC115756156 gene encoding uncharacterized protein LOC115756156 → MESPKWSSKISEVVRLRPLLKKSRTFANSPRTVTTTAAMSPNRRGIHKSISFLKRTISSLSSDSDDSDNNKKHSSSSSSSSNVVPKGHLAVCVGEELERFIIPMHYLGLPAFRLLLREAEEVFGFTQTGVLRIPCDVPVFQSVLAMVEGKKKAVKNGGLMMKEQCRLSADEISVLYVIPEMLLLKRYRLYCIFYVNGYRFAESID, encoded by the exons ATGGAGTCCCCTAAATGGTCCAGCAAGATCAGCGAAGTGGTTCGACTCCGGCCGCTCCTCAAGAAGTCGAGGACCTTCGCAAATTCGCCGAGAACTGTCACAACCACTGCCGCCATGAGCCCAAATCGCAGAGGAATTCACAAGAGCATCAGCTTCCTTAAAAGAACCATCTCTTCTCTATCATCAGACAGTGATGACAGCGACAACAACAAGAAgcacagcagcagcagcagcagcagcagcaacgtTGTTCCGAAAGGCCACCTCGCGGTCTGCGTCGGTGAAGAGCTCGAGAGGTTCATCATCCCGATGCACTACTTGGGCCTCCCGGCATTCAGGCTCTTGCTGCGAGAGGCCGAGGAGGTGTTCGGATTTACCCAGACGGGTGTGCTGAGGATCCCATGTGATGTTCCGGTGTTCCAAAGTGTTCTGGCGATGGtggaggggaagaagaaggcgGTCAAGAATGGCGGTTTGATGATGAAAGAACAGTGCAGGCTCAGTGCAGACGAGATCTCT GTCTTATATGTTATACCAGAGATGTTGCTTCTTAAGAGATATAGGCTGTACTGTATATTCTATGTCAATGGATACAGATTCGCAGAAAGTATTGACTAA